A single window of Nicotiana sylvestris chromosome 5, ASM39365v2, whole genome shotgun sequence DNA harbors:
- the LOC138869439 gene encoding uncharacterized protein, producing the protein MEKTSKEYTEADKKVVEKNFRAKKILVYGIGPEKYNRISTCGTAKEVWEVLQIAHEGTTRVKQSKIDMLTTEYELFKMRDDESIQDMHTRITSIINELHSLVNAITESKDLQELTIEELIGNLKTYELKRKIDNERREPKKEKNLVLKADNNDSSEEDSDMAYLTKIFKKMVRRNGEMLKRDSSSRPKNCDRCYKCGKPRHFMKDYPLLKQEFSKNYHEKTAKTNPVPFKDFKRKISTDNMMRKALAAWGDSSSASEDEPDTGDSSMMVVEGKETGHDSTFTLMAQSDDDEDNGNKEVNFRDVQRNLKFYSPKKLMSLADVLITAFHSLVEDRDSLILELGEFEQTRDDLVAVVTDHKKTIEILRKEKNDLLVEITDLRETIVKPWTKSKPKNSGKGKEIASEEHIRLENEVEVMRSRMSAKIEKNEQL; encoded by the exons ATGGAAAAAACCAGCAAAGAGTATACTGAAGCAGACAAGAAAGTtgtggagaagaattttcgtgccaagaaaattctgGTATATGGAATAGGACCTGAAAAGTACAATAGAATCTCCACCTGCGGCACTGCCAAGGAGGTATGGGAAGTTTTGCAAATAGCTCATGAGGGAACTACACGAGTAAAACAGtctaagattgatatgctcactaCCGAATATGAACTCTTCAAAATGAGGGACGATGAATccattcaagatatgcacacaagaatcacttccatcataaatgagttacactcacttg tgaATGCTATCACTGAATCAAAGGACTTacaggagctgaccatagaagagctgATCGGAAACTTGAAGACCTATGAGTTGAAGAGAAAGATAGacaatgaaagaagagaaccaaagaaggaaaagaacctggtacttaaAGCTGACAACAATGATTCAAGTGAGGAagacagtgacatggcttacttaactAAAATATTtaagaagatggtcagaagaaatggagaaatgctaAAAAGAGACAGCTCTAGCAGACCAAAAAACTGTGATCGTTGTTACAAGTGTGGAAAGCCTAGACACTTCATGAAAGACTAtcctctcttgaagcaagaattctcTAAGAACTATCATGAAAAAACAGCTAAGACGAACCCGGTTCCTTTCAAGGACTTCAAAAGAAAAATATCCACTGACAATATGATGAGAAaggctcttgcagcatggggGGATTCCTCTAGTGCGTCTGAAGATGAACCTGATACTGGTGATAGTTCTATGATGGTAGTTGAAGGCAAGGAGACTGGACATGACTCAACTTTTACTTTGATGGCTCaatctgatgatgatgaagacaatggcaacaaagaggtaaatttcagggatgttcagagaaatctgaaattctattctccaaaaaaactcatgtctttagctgATGTATTAATAACCGCTTttcatagtcttgtggaggataggGATTCTTTGATCTTAGAATTAGGAGAATttgaacaaactagagatgacttagtggctgtagttactgaccataagaaaaccattgaaatccttagaaaagaaaagaatgatctGTTGGTAGAAATTACAgacctaagggaaacaatagtgaaaccatggactaagtcaaaacctaaaaattctggaaaaggaaaggagatagccagtgaggaacacattaggcttgaaaatgaggtAGAAGTTATGAGATCTAGGATGTCTGCTAAAATTGAGAAAAACGAGCAACTCTAA